ACGTGATGAAGGACATCCGCGACGCGCTTTCGAGCCGCACCCAGCACTTCGTGCTGCCGAAGCAGTGGGCGTCGATGCGAAAGGCGGAGGCCCTCGAGAAGGAGACCGGCAAGCGGATCCTCCACTTCGAGAAGGGTGACTTCCAGGGCGACGAGTTCTACCCGGCGCCGCACATCTACGAGGCCGCCGCCAAGGCCGTGCATGACGGCCACGTGCGCTACGTGCCGGGCCCGGGTCTTCCCGAGCTGCGCGACGCCATCGCCGAGGAGATGACCTCTCGTGGTCGTCCCACCAAGCGTGAGGAGGTGCTCGTGACCATGGGCGCCAAGCACGCGCTCACGCAGTCGCTGCTGACCATCGTGGACCATGGCGACGAGGTGATCTTCCCGAACCCCGGCTACCCGCCTGATGAGTTCTGGATCACCTACGCCGGCGGCAAGGTGGTGTACGCGCCGCTCGTGGAGCCGGACTTCGCGTTTGACCTCGACTCGCTTCGCGCGCTCATCACGCCGAAGACCAAGATGCTCATCATCAACACCCCGCAGCGCCCGAACGGCATGATCGTGCGCCAGCTGGATGAGATCGCGGAGATCTGCAAGGAGCACGGCATCGTCGTGCTCACCGACGAGATCTTCTCGCATATGGTCTACGAGCCCCAGGTGCACGAGTCGATCTCGTACGTGAAGGACTTCAAGGACCAGTCCATCGTGGTGGACACCTTCTCGAAGACCTACATCATGACCGGCTTCCGCATCGGCTGGTGCGTGGCCAACGCCGAGCTCATCACGGCGATGGACATCTTCCAGCAGAACTCGGTCACCAACGTGCCCGCGTTCGTGCAGCTCGCGGGCCTCGCGGCCATGACCGGTCCGCAGGAGCACGTGCTGCAGCAGACCGCTCGCCTGAAGGCCAAGCGCGACTTCGTCGTCGAGGCCTTCAACAAGATCGACGGCATCGAGTGCCTCACGCCCGACGGCTCGTTCTACGTCTTCCCCGACATCCGCGGCACGGGCATGACCGCCCAGCAGTTCGCCGACTACCTGGTCGAGGATCACGGCGTGGGCGTGGTCGCCGGTAACGCCTTCGGTGACCGTGGCGAGGGCCACATCCGCTTCACCTACGCGG
Above is a genomic segment from Actinomycetota bacterium containing:
- a CDS encoding aminotransferase class I/II-fold pyridoxal phosphate-dependent enzyme codes for the protein MSSDVMKDIRDALSSRTQHFVLPKQWASMRKAEALEKETGKRILHFEKGDFQGDEFYPAPHIYEAAAKAVHDGHVRYVPGPGLPELRDAIAEEMTSRGRPTKREEVLVTMGAKHALTQSLLTIVDHGDEVIFPNPGYPPDEFWITYAGGKVVYAPLVEPDFAFDLDSLRALITPKTKMLIINTPQRPNGMIVRQLDEIAEICKEHGIVVLTDEIFSHMVYEPQVHESISYVKDFKDQSIVVDTFSKTYIMTGFRIGWCVANAELITAMDIFQQNSVTNVPAFVQLAGLAAMTGPQEHVLQQTARLKAKRDFVVEAFNKIDGIECLTPDGSFYVFPDIRGTGMTAQQFADYLVEDHGVGVVAGNAFGDRGEGHIRFTYAAPDEILAEGTDRIAKAVEAL